Part of the Phocoena phocoena chromosome 8, mPhoPho1.1, whole genome shotgun sequence genome, GGGCTCTACCTTCAGGACAGCAATTTGTTTGGGGAGTTCCAAAACATCTAGTAATATGcgtatttattattcatttttaatacagATAACTGAAGAGGttaaaaatctctattttttcccccataacaTTCCAAAGTTGTGAATCACTTGAAAGGCAAACAAGCAATGCATATATTTacccttttatttttagtaatccCACATGCCAGAGACAGCCATAATTTTGGCTAGTTGAGCCAATTTGATATCTGGTAATGGATCTGAGATTCTATAAGGGAATCTAGAAAATTTATTGCATAATCAGCCTATTAttaccttttttcatttttaagtttaacCTATCAATAAGTAACATTAAATCAAGATTTGATATAGGAGCATCCAAAAGATCTGTTCCAGGTATGGGCAGTTCTCAAATTATAGAAATGATGAGATTCTCCTTTGTTGATAAGGATAATACAGTTGCTCTTAAGCGTGTTACATTAGTAACTGGTAATATGAGAAAGAGAAGGTAGGTATTTTGTAATTAATCAACTAATATAAAAATACTGGATATTTTAAGTTAACAAGAGGTATTATATTGAATGTGGTACCATAAAATAGATGAACCTATTATGAGATCTGAAGATTATTAGACTAATTTAGCTAAGACTGCATGTTTTTCTGAGGCAAAGATAAAAAGCCTTGGATCAAGGAATAGGCATTAATAGGCAGAGTCTTTGATGTATGTCTTGTCGTTAAATTAATACCCATAGACTATGGCCTTCCCTTTTACtttcaaaaagaaagatttaTGATGATCTGGAAGATCAGCAAAGATGATGgttgaagaaataattttgagATCACTGAAGGTCTTTCTGTGTTTTGTGAGAATGGTTCCaagatgtaagtcaaatcatacAGAGAGCTATTTCAAAAAAGCTTGCCACCTATACTCTACAACATCCAGTTAATCCCAGAAATCATCTTAATTTTCTTGAGTGTTTGGCCTTGGATAATTTTGGTTGATTTGTAATCTCTCACTAGATTATGTCTCTCCTTAGCCAATAGGTCATGGCCGAGGTCAGGGGTTTGCAAACTATGGCCTGCTGTTCAAATCCAGCCCACTGACTATTTTATAGCTTGTGAGCTCAGAatggtttttgcatttttaaatggttgaagaaaaatcaaaagaataatgtttcatgacacataaaaattatataaaagtcaaatttcagtatccataaataaagttttattggaacatagccatacTTATTCACTTATgaattgtctatggctgtttttgcAATATAATAGCAGAGTTGAATAATCGTGACATAGACTATATGTCTAACAAAGTCAAAAATGTTTAGTGTATGGCCCTTCACACAGGGCCACGCTGATTCCTGGATAATGAAATGTTATTTTGTAGAGTTAAAATTTCTCCTTAGAGTCTATGTGAATAGAATTATAGAGTCAGTCTTAGAATTTCAAGATGGGTATGGGTTACTGCATATCCTTAAGATCTTGGTTTAAGACTTGAGATAAGTAGGATGGGACTTCCATAAATGCCTGAAACATAACTTTCCAGGTGAAGTGTTGATTTTGCTCTGGTGAAAGCAATAAATATTGGCTATCTTTATAAGCtaggaaatgaaagaaagtaaagatagGACCAAAGAGAGTACATTCAGGTTAGGCAGTGCTAGAAAATGAGGTATAACTCTTTGGTTAATAGCTCACAGATATTGGTGGCAGACCACCATCtcagttttggggtttttaaaaaacatgtaaaatagacATATTGCTTGGACTAATGCAAGGGATAATTAAGCCTTGTTATATTGCCTGTTATAGTTGGCTTAGATCTTTTCTAACTTCAGCATTAATAGGATCTTAGGCAACAGTGTCAACAGAGTCAGTCTGAACTCTTGTGGGTTTAACTCCAattattctgcctcttttcccctTAGGTTCTGGTACCGTGGAcaattatttggttatttttttgaATCAACATACTCAAGTCCATAGTTATAATTTGATAATGTACAGTAGAATTTTCTGTGACTCCTGATAATAATTTTTCTGTGGTACATTTCTTCTGGTGGTTCTTGCAAAGTAGGTTCCTAACAAAGCTTATAAGAATGTGCCATAGAGAAGAAAGTAGTATTCTTCTAACAGTTATAGATAAAGACATGGAAAAGGACTTAGGATTGTTAAAAATTCCCACTTCTTGGTTTTAGTGCTCTGAGAAATGTGATTTTCTATGGTAGTGACATTAATAGTAAAGGTAGTTGTACCTGTATCAACAAGAAAACTGTATTGTTGTTCATTGGTATTTACAGATAGTTCTCATAATTGTCTGTTGAGTGGTATTGTTTCCCTCAAAGTGGCATCATTGGGCAGATTGTGGATAATTTTCCTACTTCTAAACCAATATGATACATTGAATCACCCACTGGCTCTTCTACTTGAAATTTTTCTAAGCATAGGCATAGAGAACCAAGGACTTTTTAGTACTGTTTTGAAAATGTTCAACTTTACATTGGAGATAGTCTAAACTGGCATTGTCcctttccagtttatttttctgaataagtcttcccattttatatataaaaaagaggcTCAACTTACTTCAGATATTAGATCTACCCTGTAATGCTATTTAGAGATTACTGGAATCTAGTTTTAAACTCTCCTATTGATTAATCTTTATAGTTTtactattttgaatttttcatcCACTTTATCATTAAAGTAAAGGTTTCATAAATAAATGTCCTTGTATAGTGCATTTCTTATTCCTTTTGCCCATTcagggacattttaaaaattatgcacaGCTGAGTTATTTAAATCCTTTCTTGGTCTTTCCCATCCTGTTCTTTTAACAATTTTCCCCTCATGAAGGTCTAATGATTAAGTGCATCAGTTGGTCTAGATCTGGTAGAATCTAACAAAAGCTTTTATTCCAAAGCAAATTTCGATTTTCCTGAGGATTAAGAAAACCTTTACTTATAAACCTCTACTCAGATGTAGACCATGGTTTAATTCCAGACTTACGATCTGCCTTCAGGTATAGCATGGGAATATTGTGCAATGTGATTTATTCTTTCTTGAGAAAAAGGTGAGAAAGGGCAGGTTGCTTAGGAAGTCAAAGGatggagaagaaatggaaagtgtGAGAAGGAGAATGAAGATAAAGTTgtatagagaaaaagagagattatTCCTTCTGAGAGATAGCCTGTTATCACTGACTTTACCTACAAATTGGCAAATGACAATAAAAGTAGCCATCTATTAACGTTAATATAGCTAACATATGTATGGACTGAGGTATAAGATGAAATGCTGTGTACTGCAAAGAAATTATAACAGTTCCTGCCATTAGGGAGTTGCACTGCAGTAGAAGCAGTAGAGAGTGAGGGAACTATTGTGAATTGTGCACTTCTCTGTGTACCAGACATGCTCCTAGACCtggtaaatattttatcatacttGATCTTCAAAATAATCCTGTGAATACATAGATTacttctccccttccccatttTATATTAGGGTAATGAAGACTttgacattttaaatggttttaccAATGTTACACAGCAAGAAGTATATGAAGCTAGGATTTGAATCTGGTCTAGGATATGTACAAATGACTGAAGAAGGCAGAATGAGACATACAATTACAAAGGCCTAAAAATGGGTCATTGGGGTTTAGCACCATTGAAGTCTCTTTAGTTTAGGAATATTTAAGGGAGGGTTCATTAAGGAGGTAGCATTTGAACTGGGCTTTGCAGTTTGAGGATAGGATTTTAACAGGTGGATATGGTATCAAAGGCAAATGAGTGATAGAGCTGGGATTGAATTCAATTCAGTCTGAAGTCAAAGCCTATTCTCTTTCCATTACACAAAACTAGAACAGTGAGAGAAAATGTGGAAGCCAGTGCAACTGAAAGGGGATTGTAATATTTTGAGTTATAGTTAAAAAAAGGTTGAAAAGGAACTTCAAGACAAGAACATGAAGGACCTTCAGTACAAATACAGCAGGTTCTACAATATAGAATAAATCATTCCAAATACCATGATTACCTATGGAGATTACATTTAATATCTCTTCTTGGCAAATCTTCTCTCAGGACCAGTATTTTGGAGGGCCTGGTGGGTTGAATGGTAATGGACCAACATGGAGGTAGGGCTGAGTGTGGGACTAAAAGCAGGAGAATTGGAAAATGCTTTTGATAGGAGCCAGTGTTTTctctgatatatttatttttagttcaaaCCATTTTACAATATAAAGTCCCTATCAGAGGCTGATAGAGAAAAAGCAGGAAATCAGAAGATTCCAAAACTAACTGGATTATTGGAACttgcacagaaggaaaaaaaatctgtgatatTTGATCTTAATGCCCCTGCACCAAGACATTTTCACAGAAGCTTGTATGTCCGCCATGTAGTAAGCGTGATCCTTGACTCTAAGATTGAGCAACATCTGGTATGTCTATCTTAGTATTTATGGTAGAGATTGGGAGGTGGGTAGCATGTCCCAGGAGCATAGCAGCTGAATCTGACCTACCTTGTAGATCTTCCCTGGGATCCTAAAATAATTCTGCTCCCTGTAAAAATGGAGATGACTACTTTATACAGCTATATGTGGCCATCTAAGAATGACCCAATGAAATTTACATCAGTGGGGAAAAACATTGAGGCTATTTGCTATTACAAACCAAATGAAATGTCACCACTCTGTTAAAAGGGAATGTGTGTAATGGCTATATGATGTGACCTGCACCGTCACCAGCATACAGCTATTAGAAGGAGCCTCGAGGTAACGGGGAGAAAGAATCTACCCCATCTTTCTTCTCTTAGTTGCTGTTCCCCACTGGGgggaataatttatttaattggccAAGCCACTCAAGTTCTATAGCCATTGgtccttataaaaaaaaaaagagaaaaaagaaagagcctTGGTATGGAACACTAAGGCTTTGAGGACTTGGCTTTCGTTAATGACATATAAAGAGACTTTTTGAGCAGAGACTTTTTTATCATGTTTTTCAGAAGCAACTCTGCATTTGGGCAGTCAGTCATTCCAAATGTCTTAAATTCTCAGAATATAGAAGAAGGCTATGAGTGGAACAAATATGTGTCTTTTTTGCAAATAGAACTATTTCCACCGATGAGTCCTAATAGCATTCCCCATAGGCAGGAAATGACCCCCTGCAAAGATGATTTTTAGCATCATTAGCCAGAGGAGATGTTTATGATTCCCACCTTTCATCCACATGTACCAGCTCCTCATCCACTCTGGCcagtgtgaggacacagtggaCCCTTGGTCCCATGATGTTAACTGGGAAAACTCAGCTCCAGAACAACCTGGGTGAAAGCCCCATTATAAGAATTCATTAGACAATATTAGGCCAGGTTGACTCTATCACCAAGGGCTAGAATCTCTCTGCTCCCTATAGACTGTTACCCATGCTGGAATGGGGCTCCAGCCATTCTACTTGGGGCTGTTTGTACCTAAACAGCTGGATTATCCACTGAAAGACTTCCTGTTTTTCCTTACAGATTTTTTGGTTGCCTGGTTTTGATAGGGAGTATGTCAGGAAAAGAGCTCCTGGTTTTCAGCAAGTGGGCCAGTTATTCTCCATTGAACGcctcacaaaagaaaatatcagtAGAATAAATGTTGACCACAAGAAGCTGTTCTACAGTGGATTGAGGTAAGTGTTTGACCACATCTCTTTTGGCATATATTGCCTTACGTGCACGAAATCTGTATCCCAACCAAGCTACTTAGGTTCCCCCTCCCACCTCAAGATTTCTGTGTGTGGCTATCTTTTTGGAATCTCCTGTTTTCATCTTCTTACCCTTCCCTCCATCTCtgccaacaaacatttatcaagggTAGACTCTTCCTGGAACATACTCTTCAGCTCCTCCTTCATGCTTCAATCTCTCATCATTCAACACACCTTTTTGTAtgcttggtgtttttgtttttatataaattgatCATTGAAAAGTCAGAACTCAGAAAGTTGTCGATTTCCTTCTGCCATTACTAGATGGATTGCAGTACCTTGTAAATAACTTTGTAATCCAGATAGCCAGATTTCTTATAGATATAATTCAGAACATAATTAAATCATTATTAGAAAAACCCTTAAAACAGCCAAGTAtgagaagaaactgaaattcttaaccaccacatttataaatatgtaatcaGAGACagatttttagaattaaaagcaCCTGGGAATAAAGTGGTAACTTTTTCAAACTTAAATATTATTAATCACTGTTTAATTTAATCCATATTCCCTTTCTcttagattaaaaataattttttccagaTAATTGTAAAGGCTTCAGAGACAGTctgaacatgtatatgtattttgttcagatatacatatatatctccaaAATCTCTTGAGCTAGTAAAAATTCCCCTAGATATCTTTCTGTATCTCAAGCCATGAGCTAGGCTGTTGGATACACCTCTGTTCATGTTCCGACTTTTCCAGCCTCTCTGGCCATGGGGGGAGATGATcataaaatatgtcttttttcttttagaattagaTAATTATACATGTATTACCTCTTTTTCCCATTCAGAAGATTTCTCTTTGCCCAACTACTCCTCTGTTTTGAgtgtatttctatttccttttacttttttatcaaAGAGAAAATGGCTCCAAGATGATTTCCTTCTCTCCTAACCATAATTTAGATTAATCTAGTAGTtggaaataattataatagcttCCACTATTGAGCCTTTATTATGTGTCAAGTTCTGTTGGTAGACCACAGGCTCTTTTTGAAATTCTGGCTTACCCATCAGCTACacgtgtgactttggacaagtttctactcatcagttttctcatttgaaaattaaGGATAACAGTAACTTGATAGAATGGTTAAAAGATTAAGTGACATAATGCATATATGCACAGAGCAAAATGCTGGGCAAATGTATGAACATATTGTTGTTCATGTGTTGTTGTATGAATGTTGCTTTTATCATCACCATCCTTACATGCTGTGCCCTGGAAATTATCATCACCACCATTCTGCGAATGAGGAATCTTGCCTCTAAAGAGGAAACGTTCAGGGAGGTTAGGTAATTCACCAAAGTCAATACAGTTGGTCAGTAAGGGACCACACTGAGATTTAAATATAGGCCTGACAGACTCCAGAGTCCAAATTCTTTCACTAATAAGCCTTTAGTTATTCATTGGCCGTAGTTATATGGGCATAGTTTCAGCTGGCATCAGACTTAAGAGAGATCATATCCTAAGTCCTATTAGAAAATCAAGCAGTTTAATTTAGCtcagcaaatattcactgagtagTAATATGTACAGCGCGCCATGCTAGTTTTATGTGAAAAGTCAACATAAGCGAGGCATCATCCTTTCTCTTAAGGAAACTATATATTCTAATAATAAGAAGAAGGGTTTCTTCCATATGCCTATAATACAAGGTTGATTGTGACAGTTCATGAGCAGACTTTATTCCAAGTCATTCCCCTCAAGAAACACTAAATTTTAAGAAGTTAAGCGGTTGTAACTTGTTATTTGTATACTGTTCATGACCAGAATACTTATTATGATCACATTTCCAATACATTCTCTGTGAGCAGTGCCTACTTCCATCAGACCACACTCACAAGACATTGTGACCTTGCCATTTTGACTGAGAATGCTTTAAATACATTACTTTGATCAAACTTATATGAATATAGAGATGCcctctgttttatttctgatgCGGGAATTTTtgagtgtttaaaaaattttaatttattaaaaatttagtgAGGTGAAGTTcacataaagttaaccattttaaagtaaacgattcagtggcatttagtgcattcacagtgttgtgcaactgTCACCTGTAGTTCCAATACATTTTGGtactgaacatttttattttccctctgattCCTGGTCAGTCTTGCCAGGGGTTTATGAATCTTACTAACCATTTCAAAACACCAAATTTTGGCTTTGTTAGCTTTATTCTGTTGcacattttctttcctatttctttgactgctgttatctttattattttctttcttctatttcctttaggtttaatttgctcttcttttagaAGCAGAAAATTAGGTGATTGATTCTAGATCTTCCTTTCTAATGTAAACATTTAAGGCTGTAAATTTCCCTGCAAGCATTGCTTTAATTGCATTCCACAGATAATTTTGATATATTCTTATTAtccaacttaaaatatttaaaagtttttttatttcccacttgactcatggattatttagaaacatgttgctaacttttttaaaatttgaggatTTTCCGTCTATCTAGTGTTATTGACTTCTGGTTTAAGGTCACTGTGACCAGAGAACAGCTCTATATGAtttcaatactttattttttttctttttaaatttttaattttattgacacGCCTTTGAAAGGTTTGTTTTGGTATAAGGCAAAGCTGCCAATTtgaaatacaaacagatggacacaATGTGTATATCAGATGTTGGGAATAAAGATGGTTTATTGATTGAAATAATAGAGGCATTATTTTGATTTGTCTTGACATGAATGCTGATTTATAAATCTCCTCCCCATTGATTTCTTCCTGTAGTCCAGACAcatagaaatgataaaaaatctcaCCAAAGCTCACCTTGGTGCTAATCAAGAGTGCTCGGTGAACATTATAAAACACATGATTTCAatactttaaatgtatttaaacttTTCTTATAGACCACTGTGCTGTATATCTTGGTGAACTTCCCATGTCCACCTGAAAAAGGTGAGCTCTCTTCATTTGTTGGGTGtgatattctataaatatcaattagtttAAATTGGTTGATAgtctttttaagcattttatactGCATCTTCCCCCTGCTTTTTCTATTCAGTTAACACGAAACATTAGTTTGCAGATCAAACTCGCACATCAGAGAACTTACCTACTATgaagttttattattaatttcaaaGATACAGCAGTCTATCAAGAGGCTCAGACAAAGCAAGGAGAGGTTAGAGACATTGATTTCAACTTTGCAGGTTTCTTCCTTTATTGGACCCATACTCTGTGACCCACAGTAATAGATACGGCCTCCAAGTGAGTGTTTGCAGGGTTATTTCACTTAGAAGGAGAGCATTTGAGTCACAGAACATCTGCATTTAATACTCCCAGGGAGTTGTATGGCTTATGTGACTTTCTCCAGGGATGCATGCCTCATAAATCCACATTctgtacttatttacaaaatatataataaagaaatactCAACCAgaaacatccttttaaaaaatgttctatacataaggcctctcttcctggtaaatattattattatatttagaaaatatgtagGTATCATGTTGACAAGGAGATTAGACCatgtcttcttccttctttcttctgggAGCAACCTTTTCAGTCAGAGAGAAATTAAGGCCTCCTTGTGCATCATCTGTCAGTTATGGAGAAGGGGGTGTAGTATCTCCAACTATGATTGTTGATTTGTATATTTCTCCCTTTAGCTctgtttgttgctgttattgtgaTTGTTATGGTTGTTTGGCTTCTcatattttaaactcttttattaggtgtatttgcattttagaattgTTAGATCTTTTTGGTGAATCCACCctttcattatgaaatgtccatTTTCTCTGGTTATAATTCTTGCCTAAAGATTACTTTTATTAATATTGCCACACTTGCTTTCTTATAATTAGTATTTGTgtgatatttctttt contains:
- the GDPD4 gene encoding glycerophosphodiester phosphodiesterase domain-containing protein 4, encoding MEFKPFYNIKSLSEADREKAGNQKIPKLTGLLELAQKEKKSVIFDLNAPAPRHFHRSLYVRHVVSVILDSKIEQHLIFWLPGFDREYVRKRAPGFQQVGQLFSIERLTKENISRINVDHKKLFYSGLREYKAVNININLYIVSEPWLFSLAWCSSIHSVTTDNIQVLNEINHPYFFMTPSYYKFMWILMECVSAVFIVAIFYFHWWRESQKEKLLRSTGIHTGKSEA